TGTCGCTGCGCAGCGCCCGGCCGATCAGGATCCGTTTGGGCACGTCGGTCAGTTTGGACACGGTGAGGATCGTAAGCGCTGCTGGGACACGCCGCCGAGGCACCACCCCCTCGGCACCCCGAAAACCTTCATATTTACCCGCCCTCACCGCGAAAGTCCATGGAATCCTTAACGAAATCCTTGCGGTGCGGAGGTCCCCGGAGCTCAGGCCGGACCCGCTTTTGCTCATCGGCCCGCAGCGTACGCACACTCGGATGAGGCGGCGGGGACGTCGCCGCATAAGCTCATCCACGGGCGACACCGAAGGTGGTTGCCCCATTGTTTGCCCCGCAAGCTGAGAGAGAAGTGTGAGCAGGGTGTTTTCGCAGGTCATCCGGACGACCAGGACGGCGAGGTAGGCGCGAGGTGCACATCGTCATCATGGGCTGCGGGCGCGTCGGAGCCGCCCTCGCGCAGACCCTGGAGCAGCAGGGGCACACGGTCGCCGTGATCGACCAGGACCCCACGGCGTTCCGTCGCCTCGGTTCCGGTTTCGGCGGCCGGCGTGTCAGCGGGGTCGGTTTCGACCAGGACACCCTGCGCGAGGCGGGGATCGAGGAGGCCGGCGCGTTCGCGGCGGTGAGCAGCGGCGACAACTCCAACATCATCGCCGCCCGGGTGGCCCGCGAGATGTTCGGGATCGAGAACGTCGCGGCGCGCATCTACGACCCGCGGCGTGCGGAGGTCTACCAGCGGCTGGGCATCCCCACCGTCGCGACCGTCCGCTGGACGGCGGACCAGATGCTGCGGCGGCTGCTGCCGTCGGGCGCGGAGCCGCTGTGGCGCGACCCGAGCGGTGGTGTGCAGCTCGCCGAGGTGCACACCACGCCGTCCTGGATCGGGCACAAGATCAGCACCCTGCAGGAGGAGACCGGCGTCCGCGTCGCCTTCCTCACCCGGTTGGGTGAGGCCATACTGCCCACGTCGCAGACGGTTCTGCAGGAGGGCGACCTCGTCCACGTGATGATGCGTACGGACGAGATCGCGAAGGTCGAGGAGGCCTTCGCCGAGGGTCCCGAGGAGGGCGGTCACTGATGCGCGTCGCGATTGCCGGGGCCGGTGCGGTGGGCCGTTCCATCGCGGCCGAGCTCCTGGAGAACGGGCACGAGGTACTGCTGATCGACAAGGCGCCGACCGCCATCTCGGTGGAGCGCGTACCGATGGCCGAGTGGCTCCTGGCGGACGCCTGTGAGATCACGTCGCTCGACGAGGCGGCGCTCCAGCGGTGCAACGTCGTGATCGCGTCTACGGGTGACGACAAGGTCAACCTGGTCGTCTCGCTGCTCGCGAAGACCGAGTACGGCGTGCCGAGGGTCGTGGCCCGGGTGAACAACCCGAAGAACGAGTGGCTGTTCAACGAGTCCTGGGGCGTCGACGTCGCGGTCTCCACCCCGCGTCTGATGTCCGCGCTGGTCGAGGAGGCGGTGAGCGTCGGTGATCTGGTCCGGCTGCTGCGCTTCAGCCACGGCGACGCGAACCTGGTCGAGCTGACGCTGCCCCCGGAGTCGGCGCTGGCCGGCATCCGGGTGAGCGACGTGGACTGGCCGGAGGACACCTCGCTCGTCACGATCATCCGCGGTACGCGGGTGCTGACGCCGAGCCCCGAGGAGACGCTGGAGGCGGGTGACGAGCTGTTGTTCGTGGCCGCCCAGGCGCGCGAGGAGCAGCTGGAGGACCTGTTGTCGGTCCGCCGGGAGACCGCCGAGGACTGAGCGGACGCGGCAACGTGTGGGGCCCCGGACCTTCTGGTGAAGGTCCGGGGCCCCACACGTACGTGTGCCGTGCCGCGTCAGAACTCGGAGTTGCGGGCCTCCACGGCCCGGGCGTCCGCGGCGGCCTTGCGGGCCTTCTCGGCCTGCTCCTCCGCCTCCATCTCGGCGAAGACGTCGATCGGCGGCGGCGCCTTGGCCAGGAAGACCCAGGTCAGGTACACCGCGAGCAGGAACGGCGGGATCTTCAGCGCGACCAGTACCCAGCCGAGCTGGGCGGTGTCGGCCCACCAGTACAGGGGGAAGAGGATCGCGCACTTGGCGAGGAGGATCAGGCCCCACGCGTAGCTGGCCTTGGCGTAGGCCTTCTTGCGGCCGGGGTTCCTGGTGCGCCAGGAGAGGTTCTCCTTGAACACCGGCCCGAGGATGAGGCCGATCAGCGGCAGACCCGCGAGGGTCGTGACCAGGTAGGCGAGGGCCAGTCCGAGCGTGTAGATCATGCCCGGCAGGTAGAAGTCCTTGGCGTTGCCCGTCATCTTCGCGAAGAGCACACCGAAGGCCACGCCGAAGACGCCGCTGAAGGCGTGCTTGACGGTGTCCTTGCGGAGCAGCCGTACGACGACGAGGACCAGGGAGACGGCCAGCGCGGCGATCGCCGAGGCCGTCAGGTTTTTGTTGATGGTGAAGATCGTGACGAAGAGCAGCCCGGGAAGGACTGTCTCCACCATGCCCCGCACGCCGCCGAAGGCCTCGAAGAGCGCGGCTTCCGTGACCGCCTTCGCGTCGGCGTCCTGCTGGTCGGTGCGGTGGGGCTGGTCCGTATCGGACGTCGGCTTGTCGAGAGACGTCACCGGCTACTCCTTGCCGAGCGGTCGGAGTTCGTATTTGGGGTTGAACAGCACCCGGCGCCCGTGGCTCATGGCCACGCGGCCCGACGCGATGAGCTTGCGCCCCGGCTCGATGCCGACAATGGAACGTCGGCCGAGCCAGACCACGTCGAGCGGTGCGGTGCCGTCGAAGAGCTCCGCCTCCAGGGCGGGCACTCCGGCCCGCGGACGCAGGGTGACGGTCCGCAAGGTACCAGTGACCTTCACGATCTGGCGGTCCGTGCACTCGGAGATGCGCGTGCAGCCCGACGCGTGCGTGTCCTCCTGCAGCTCCTCGGACTCGAGGTCCTCCTGGGAGCTGGCCAGCCGGTCGAGCATGCGGCGGAAGCGGCCGGACGGCTTTGCCGCCCTGCCGGGCTTCTCGAATCGGGGAACAGCGCTCATACCCGAAGGGTACCGGTCTCCTGTGGTAGGGGCGGGCCCGGACAGATTCACCCGGACGAGTGAGGCGCGATCACTCAGGAACGGGCCGTCCGCGCTCGAAGCGGTACCCCATGCCGGGCTCGGTCACGAAGTGTCTGGGGTGCGAGGGGTCAGCCTCCAGCTTGCGGCGCAGCTGGGCCATGTAGACGCGCAGGTAGTTGGTCTCGGTGCCGTACGAGGGGCCCCAGACCTCCTGGAGCAGCTGCTTCTGGCTGACGAGCCGCCCGTCGTTGCGGACGAGGACCTCCAGCAGGTGCCACTCGGTGGGTGTGAGCCGTACGTCGCGGCCCTCGCGGTGGACCTTCTTCGCCGCCAGGTCGACGGTGAAACCCTCGGTCTCGACGATCACCAGGTCGTCCCCGCCGTCCTGGCCGACGGGTTCCGCGCGGCGTACGGCGGCGCGCAGCCGGGCCAGGAGCTCGTCCATGCCGAACGGCTTGGTGACGTAGTCGTCGGCCCCGGCGTCCAGGGCCTCGACCTTCTCGTCGGAGGTGTGACGGGCCGAGAGCACGAGGATCGGCACCCGCGTCCAGCCGCGCAGCCCCCTGATCACCTCGACGCCGTCCATGTCCGGCAGGCCGAGGTCGAGGACGACGACGTCGGGGTGACGCGCCGCCGCGAGCTGCAGGGCGGTCGCCCCGTCGGGTGCCGCGTCCACCTCGTACCTGCGCGCCTTGAGGTTGATCACGAGGGCGCGCACGATCTGCGGCTCGTCGTCGACCACGAGCACCCGGGTCATCGCGGACCTGCCTTTCGGAAGTACGTGTACGGGGTGGGGGTGCGCCCCGGGGATCCCACGGGCTGCGGGGACCTCATGAGCTGATGTGCACGGGCGGTACGGGGCCGGCCCGTACCTGTCCGGGTGCGGCGGTGAGGGTGAGGACCATGGTGAGGCCGCCGCCGGGGGTGTCCTCGGCGTCGAGCGTGCCGCCCATGGACTCCACGAAGCCGCGGGCGACCGCGAGCCCCAGGCCGACGCCGGCGCCGCGCGGAGCGTCGCCGTAGCGCTGGAAGGGCTCGAATATGCGTTCCTTGGCCTCGTCGGGGACTCCGCGCCCGCGGTCGGCCACCCGCAGCTCGACACGTTCCCCCAGGGCGCTGGCGGCGACCATGACGCGTTCCCGGCCCGGGCTGTACTTGACGGCGTTCTCGACGATGTTGGCGACGGCCCTCTCCAGCAGCCCCGGGTCGACGGCCACCATGGGCAGCGTCTCGGGGATGTCCAGGTCGACACTGCCCTCCGGTACGCCGCCGAGCGCCATGGGCACCACCTCGTCGAGGTCGAGCTCGCGGATCAGCGGAGTGACCGTGCCGGTCTGCAGGCGTGACATGTCGAGAAGGTTGCCGACCAGGTGGTCCAGACGGTCGGCCCCGTCCTCGATCGCCGCGAGCAGCTCCGCCTCGTCTGCGTCGGACCAGGCGACGTCGTCGGAGCGCAGGGAGCTCACCGCGGCTTTGATGGCAGCCAACGGGGTGCGCAGGTCGTGACTGACGGCGGCGAGCAGCGCGGTCCTGATCCGGTTGCCCTCGGCGAGCCGTCTGGCCGCCTCGGCCTCCCCCACCAGGCGCTGCCGGTCGAGGACGACGGCGGCCTGCGCGGCGAAGGCGCCGAGGACCCGGCG
The DNA window shown above is from Streptomyces sp. Alt3 and carries:
- a CDS encoding potassium channel family protein, whose protein sequence is MHIVIMGCGRVGAALAQTLEQQGHTVAVIDQDPTAFRRLGSGFGGRRVSGVGFDQDTLREAGIEEAGAFAAVSSGDNSNIIAARVAREMFGIENVAARIYDPRRAEVYQRLGIPTVATVRWTADQMLRRLLPSGAEPLWRDPSGGVQLAEVHTTPSWIGHKISTLQEETGVRVAFLTRLGEAILPTSQTVLQEGDLVHVMMRTDEIAKVEEAFAEGPEEGGH
- a CDS encoding potassium channel family protein, which translates into the protein MRVAIAGAGAVGRSIAAELLENGHEVLLIDKAPTAISVERVPMAEWLLADACEITSLDEAALQRCNVVIASTGDDKVNLVVSLLAKTEYGVPRVVARVNNPKNEWLFNESWGVDVAVSTPRLMSALVEEAVSVGDLVRLLRFSHGDANLVELTLPPESALAGIRVSDVDWPEDTSLVTIIRGTRVLTPSPEETLEAGDELLFVAAQAREEQLEDLLSVRRETAED
- a CDS encoding DUF3159 domain-containing protein, with protein sequence MTSLDKPTSDTDQPHRTDQQDADAKAVTEAALFEAFGGVRGMVETVLPGLLFVTIFTINKNLTASAIAALAVSLVLVVVRLLRKDTVKHAFSGVFGVAFGVLFAKMTGNAKDFYLPGMIYTLGLALAYLVTTLAGLPLIGLILGPVFKENLSWRTRNPGRKKAYAKASYAWGLILLAKCAILFPLYWWADTAQLGWVLVALKIPPFLLAVYLTWVFLAKAPPPIDVFAEMEAEEQAEKARKAAADARAVEARNSEF
- a CDS encoding OB-fold nucleic acid binding domain-containing protein: MSAVPRFEKPGRAAKPSGRFRRMLDRLASSQEDLESEELQEDTHASGCTRISECTDRQIVKVTGTLRTVTLRPRAGVPALEAELFDGTAPLDVVWLGRRSIVGIEPGRKLIASGRVAMSHGRRVLFNPKYELRPLGKE
- a CDS encoding response regulator codes for the protein MTRVLVVDDEPQIVRALVINLKARRYEVDAAPDGATALQLAAARHPDVVVLDLGLPDMDGVEVIRGLRGWTRVPILVLSARHTSDEKVEALDAGADDYVTKPFGMDELLARLRAAVRRAEPVGQDGGDDLVIVETEGFTVDLAAKKVHREGRDVRLTPTEWHLLEVLVRNDGRLVSQKQLLQEVWGPSYGTETNYLRVYMAQLRRKLEADPSHPRHFVTEPGMGYRFERGRPVPE